Proteins found in one Leguminivora glycinivorella isolate SPB_JAAS2020 chromosome 4, LegGlyc_1.1, whole genome shotgun sequence genomic segment:
- the LOC125225799 gene encoding protein rolling stone-like codes for MLLVRAFESTLAFGILLWSLFEAAIPQWLVYLTTWGIIMVFAMAASGLYVSLCAAKKMIPEVGKPPWYVMLYWVLFNISVSLAIVVTLLYWRLLSENASKYGIHERYFWLETSLHGFNAVLVLIELFASRTPVRLAHIYQPLLLGVVYTIFSKIYQKAGGTGAHGEPYIYKFLDWSEPQVTLQTTIGVALMIIVLYVFLWALAFVRDWLSRLCCSTKQPIIEHIVPITV; via the exons ATGTTACTGGTGCGAGCCTTCGAGTCTACTTTGGCATTTGGGATATTGTTATGGTCTTTGTTTGAAGCCGCGATACCTCAATGGCTGGTTTATCTCACTACTTGGGGTATAATAATGGTTTTTGCAATGGCGGCCAGCGGCCTCTACGTATCACTGTGTGCTGCGAAAAAAATGATACCGG AGGTAGGCAAGCCACCGTGGTACGTAATGCTGTACTGGGTACTGTTCAACATATCAGTTAGTTTAGCCATCGTTGTAACCCTGCTATATTGGAGGTTATTATCCGAAAATGCTA GTAAATATGGGATCCATGAACGTTACTTCTGGTTGGAAACTTCATTGCATGGGTTTAATGCCGTGTTAGTTCTGATCGAGTTATTTGCGTCTCGGACCCCAGTGCGTTTAGCGCATATCTACCAGCCGCTTCTGTTGGGCGTCGTGTACACTATATTTTCCAAGATATATCAGAAGGCTGGGGGCACTGGCGC ACACGGAGAACCGTACATCTACAAGTTTCTGGACTGGAGCGAGCCGCAGGTCACGTTGCAAACGACGATCGGCGTTGCTTTAATGATCATCGTTCTATACGTCTTTTTGTGGGCTTTAGCGTTTGTCCGAGACTGGTTGAGTCGGCTTTGTTGCTCTACTAAACAACCGATAATCGAACACATTGTACCTATCACTGTATAG